In one Arachis duranensis cultivar V14167 chromosome 9, aradu.V14167.gnm2.J7QH, whole genome shotgun sequence genomic region, the following are encoded:
- the LOC107466911 gene encoding heat stress transcription factor A-6b-like gives MNPDDHGVGRVMKEEYLGEGSCSFSYPMVVDVPPPPPPAPPPHPMEGLNESGPPPFLTKTYDIVEDPSTNHIVSWSKGNNSFVVWDPQAFSITLLPRFFKHNNFSSFVRQLNTYGFKKVDPDRWEFANEMFLRGQRVLLKNIKRRKTNQTHHHHQQGLDPCVEVGRFGGLDGELNRLRRDRQVLMAELVKLRQQQQTTKSQIQAMEVKLRKTEQKQQQMMTFMARAMQNPNFVQQLVQQKDWRKELEEAFSNKRMRPIHQGPSNNNVEVAVGYHDGLLGFVDEDCSTFIKLESHIDDDDDNDNKFDFEVSEMDLLGLNVKGQSSSEYHHNHAQVGVSRNNNNNNNIDEVFWEDLLNEGFEDEHVLAAAEDVDVLAEQLGYLASSPHK, from the exons ATGAATCCTGATGATCATGGTGTTGGTAGAGTAATGAAGGAGGAGTATCTAGGAGAAGGGTCTTGTTCCTTTTCATATCCAATGGTGGTGGATGTTCCTCCTCCTCCGCCGCCTGCGCCGCCGCCGCATCCAATGGAGGGGCTTAATGAGAGTGGTCCTCCGCCGTTCCTGACAAAGACATATGACATCGTTGAAGACCCTTCAACAAATCACATAGTTTCTTGGAGCAAAGGAAACAACAGCTTCGTTGTGTGGGATCCTCAAGCTTTCTCCATTACCCTTCTCCCAAGATTCTTCAAGCACAACAATTTCTCCAGCTTTGTCCGCCAACTCAACACCTAT GGTTTTAAAAAGGTAGATCCAGATAGGTGGGAATTTGCTAATGAGATGTTTCTTAGAGGGCAAAGGGTGCTTTTGAAGAACATCAAAAGGAGGAAGACAAAtcaaactcatcatcatcaccagCAAGGTTTAGACCCTTGTGTTGAAGTTGGAAGGTTTGGTGGATTAGATGGAGAACTCAACCGGTTGCGGCGTGACCGGCAGGTACTAATGGCGGAGCTGGTGAAGCTCAGACAACAGCAGCAGACTACAAAGTCCCAAATTCAAGCCATGGAAGTTAAGCTTCGAAAGACGGAGCAGAAACAGCAGCAGATGATGACCTTCATGGCAAGGGCAATGCAGAATCCAAACTTTGTGCAGCAATTGGTTCAACAAAAGGATTGGAGAAAggaattggaggaagctttctCTAATAAGAGGATGAGACCTATTCATCAAGGACCTAGTAACAATAATGTTGAAGTAGCAGTAGGTTATCATGATGGATTATTAGGTTTTGTTGATGAAGATTGCTCAACTTTTATTAAACTAGAATCAcacattgatgatgatgatgataatgataacAAGTTTGATTTTGAGGTATCAGAGATGGACCTTCTTGGTTTGAATGTTAAGGGACAAAGTAGCAGTGAATATCATCATAATCATGCTCAAGTTGGAGTAagtagaaataataataataataataatattgatgaaGTGTTTTGGGAAGATTTGTTGAATGAAGGTTTTGAAGATGAACATGTTCTTGCAGCTGCTGAAGATGTAGATGTCTTGGCTGAACAACTTGGTTATTTAGCTTCTAGTCCTCATAAATAA
- the LOC107467053 gene encoding acireductone dioxygenase 2: MVSSGKDPREEVIQAWYMDDSNEDQRLPHHKEPKEFVSMDKLGELGVLSWRLDADNYETDPELKKIREERGYSYMDVCEVCPEKLPNYEEKIKSFFEEHLHTDEEIRYCVAGSGYFDVRDRNDAWIRVWVKKGGLIILPAGIYHRFTLDESNYIKALRFFVGEPVWTPYNRPHDHLPARGQYIKTFVEKDVANNAVDAAA; the protein is encoded by the exons ATGGTTTCCTCCGGCAAg GATCCCCGAGAGGAAGTCATTCAGGCATGGTACATGGATGATAGTAATGAAGATCAAAGACTTCCCCATCACAAAGAACCCAAGGAGTTTGTCTCGATGGACAAACTTGGTG AACTTGGAGTGCTTAGCTGGAGGTTAGATGCTGATAACTATGAAACAGATCCAGAGCTGAAAAAGATTCGTGAAGAACGCGGTTACTCCTACATG GATGTCTGTGAGGTCTGCCCAGAGAAATTGCCAAATTATGAAGAGAAGATCAAAAGCTTCTTTGAAGAGCATCTTCACACCGACGAGGAGATCCGCTATTGTGTTGCTGGAAGTG GGTACTTTGATGTGAGGGATCGTAATGATGCTTGGATTCGTGTATGGGTGAAGAAAGGAGGACTGATCATCTTACCTGCTGGAATTTATCATCGCTTTACACTAGATGAGAGCAACTACATTAAG GCTTTGCGATTTTTTGTTGGTGAACCAGTTTGGACTCCATACAATCGTCCACACGATCATCTCCCAGCAAG AGGGCAATATATCAAGACTTTTGTGGAAAAGGATGTTGCTAATAATGCTGTTGATGCTGCTGCCTGA